The following proteins are co-located in the Paralichthys olivaceus isolate ysfri-2021 chromosome 2, ASM2471397v2, whole genome shotgun sequence genome:
- the mustn1b gene encoding musculoskeletal embryonic nuclear protein 1b — translation MSQPGEVKKKKRPPMKEEDLKGARSKLGLKGEVKSKTYEVMMECERMGKVAPSVFSGVRSGTETALDKPTAAKAPGASVFSK, via the exons ATGTCACAG CCAGGcgaggtgaagaagaagaagcgtcCCCCTATGAAGGAGGAGGACCTGAAAGGAGCCCGCAGTAAACTGGGACTGAAGGGCGAGGTCAAGAGTAAGACCTATGAGGTCATGATGGAGTGTG AGCGTATGGGCAAAGTGGCTCCGTCTGTGTTCAGTGGTGTGAGGTCAGGGACGGAGACGGCCCTGGACAAGCCTACTGCTGCCAAAGCTCCAGGAGCCAGTGTGTTCAGCAAGTAG